GAATGAGAAAATTATTTTTATTTGCAATAGTTTTAATGTCTGTCTTTTTTTCCTGTACAAAAAATGATGGAAGTACCCTGGGTTCTGATTTCGTTGATTCTCATTCCCGTTTGATTCTGGTCGATACGGTAACGGTAGCTACCTCAACTGTAAAATACGATTCAATTGCTACATCGGGAAAGAATGTCGCTCTGGTTGGCCAATATAGGGACGGTGATTTGGGCCTGGTTTCTTCAAAGTCTTATATGGAATTTGGCATGCCGACTTTTTCAGCTATCAGTAACAATGCAACAGTTGACTCCGTGAAATTAATATTAGGTTACAATAAATATTATTATGGGGATACCACCGCTGTACAAAATATTTACGTGAACCGCCTGACCTCATATATTTCCGGTAAAATTTATGAAGGCTCTTTGTTTAATGTAACTCATATAAATTCTGCAGATACTCCTCTGGGTTATCTGCAATATACCCCAAGGCCTAAATCCAGAAAAAAGATACAGATCCCTCTTGATAAATCTTTGGGTATTGATTTTTTGAATAAGATGAGAGGGGGGGCAGATGAATTTTCAAGTGCAAGTTTATTCCTTCAATATTTTAAGGGCTTAGTCGTTTATGCAGGGCAAAATGATAATTCGGCCATTGTCGGATTTAATGCCTCTGATACCAGTACTTATATCCGTCTTTTTTATCATATCAACGGAACTTTAAATAGTGATACCTATTATGATTTTCAATTGACGAATACCAACGAACAATTCAATCAGATCAGTTCGGACAGGTCTGGTACGGCCCTGGCTAATTTGGGAAATGGTTTGCTTCATAAACTTGATGCCCAATCAACCAATCAAATAACTTATGCCCAAGCCGGTGTTGGCCTGGCAACGAGAATCGAGTTCCCTTATCTTACTGAAATACCCAAACTGGGGAATTATGGGACTATACTCAAGGCAACTTTATACATCAAACCTTTACGGTCGTCTTATGTTCATAATGTTTCCCTGCCTTCTCAACTAAATCTTTATTCAACAGTCAGCAATAACCAGCTGGAAAGTGCAATTCAGAATACTTCTGGGAATAATGCAACGGGAAATCTTGTCCTGGATTATCTGCATAAAGAAAATACCCAATATACGTTCGACATCACTTCATATTTGAAGGCAAAAATTAACGCTTCCTATACTCAGAATCTTGCCTTGATTTTAATGCCTGCCAATTATTATTCCACTTTAGACAGGTTAATTATCGGTGGTCAAAAAAATAAAGATGTGGATTATCAAATTGGCGTGAAAATTTATTACATGGTTTATGATGAATAATCTTAAAAAAATACAATTAGTTTGCTGCTTGGTTCTTGCAATCTGTAGTTCGACATTTTGTTCACTTTCAGCCCAGAATCTTACCAATTCGCCCTATTCTATGTTCGGAATAGGAGAAATTGAATCTGAAGATATGGGATGGAACAGTGGAATGGGCAGTACGGGAATTGGTATAAGTTCAAGCAATTTTTTGAACCGGATAAATCCTGCTTCTTATAATGCCATTGATACTTTGTCTTTTATTTATGAGTTTGCCCTGAATGCCAGACTTTCGAAATTCGAATCGGCCTCTTCGAGCCAGCATGAAAACAGGATCAATTTTAAAAAGTTAGATATGGGTTTTAAAGTAAAACCTTTCTGGTCTATGGCTTTGGGAATTGTACCATTCAGCAGCGTAGGTTATAAAGTAAACATGCAAAAGGGAGTTGAAGGATCACCTTACGAGAATTTTACCGATAATATCCAGGGTGATGGAGGAATAACCAGGGTCTATTGGGGGAATTCCATCAATCTTACAAAACATTTTTCTGTAGGAGTTAATTCATCCTTTTTGTTCGGATCTCTTTCCCAAACAGAAACCCTTCAGGCTGGTGAATTTACCAATGAGGTGTATGCGGTAAATAATACAACCCTAAAAAATTTATATTTCGAATTCGGTATGCAATATTCAAATCGTTTGAATTCTCATTTGGATTATACTTTAGGTGCCGTATATGCAAACCGTACCAAATTGAATAAGTACAGCACTGTAAATGTTACGACTTCCAGTACTGTGGTTTTGCTTGATGAAACCACCTATAAGGGAAGTTTTACATTGCCTGAATATTATGGCGCCGGGCTTTCCCTTACACTTAATAAAAAGCTTACTGCAGCTGCAGATTATCGCTTTCAGAAATGGTCGTCTGTTAAATCTGAAAATGGCCTTGCTTCTTATGTGGATAGCCACAGATTGTCTGTTGGATTACAGTATATCCCGTCAAACCGGCTTCCTAAAAATTATTTTGAAAGAATTTATTATCAGGCCGGGGCATCTGTGGAGAAAACATATTTATGCCTGAATGGCCAACAGCAAAACAATTATAGCCTGAGCGCAGGTTTGTGCTTTCCACTTCGTTTCCAGAAGTCTTATTTGCATATTGGCGTTCAAGAGGGACAAAAAGGCAATGTTTCCAATATCCTATTCCGGGAGAATTATACCCTGGTCACCTTTGGTATTGTGATGCATGATTTCTGGTTTATTAAATCCAAGTTTGATTAATTCTGAATGATCA
The nucleotide sequence above comes from Bacteroidota bacterium. Encoded proteins:
- a CDS encoding DUF4270 family protein; protein product: MRKLFLFAIVLMSVFFSCTKNDGSTLGSDFVDSHSRLILVDTVTVATSTVKYDSIATSGKNVALVGQYRDGDLGLVSSKSYMEFGMPTFSAISNNATVDSVKLILGYNKYYYGDTTAVQNIYVNRLTSYISGKIYEGSLFNVTHINSADTPLGYLQYTPRPKSRKKIQIPLDKSLGIDFLNKMRGGADEFSSASLFLQYFKGLVVYAGQNDNSAIVGFNASDTSTYIRLFYHINGTLNSDTYYDFQLTNTNEQFNQISSDRSGTALANLGNGLLHKLDAQSTNQITYAQAGVGLATRIEFPYLTEIPKLGNYGTILKATLYIKPLRSSYVHNVSLPSQLNLYSTVSNNQLESAIQNTSGNNATGNLVLDYLHKENTQYTFDITSYLKAKINASYTQNLALILMPANYYSTLDRLIIGGQKNKDVDYQIGVKIYYMVYDE